One genomic segment of Helianthus annuus cultivar XRQ/B chromosome 14, HanXRQr2.0-SUNRISE, whole genome shotgun sequence includes these proteins:
- the LOC110904892 gene encoding zinc finger CCCH domain-containing protein 29, with the protein MCKVSKSKFGIMEGEIKFQEKQIGAFLNSSSLLELAATDDVFRLQYEVETNGTRLDDVGLWYGRKNGCKTKMGLEKRTPLMIASVYGSTNVVKYIIGSGKADVNKVSDSDGATALHCVAAGGSSSSVETVKLLLEACADPNLTDANGNKPVDLIARGVKSAKRKALEMLLKGLLINEAEIEEAEVVTAKKEYPVDVSLPDINEGVYGTDEFRMYMFKVKPCSRAYSHDWTECPFVHPGENARRRDPRKHQYTCVPCPEFRKGSCVKGDLCEFAHGVFESWLHPAQYRTRLCKDETGCARKVCFFAHKVEELRPLYASTGSAVPSPKAGSVGPIEMGSMSPLGVGSTPPMSPNGNMWQNKFVNVTPPALQLPGSRLKTSLNARDLEMELELLQRQQMIDNLSTNLYNNRFGEINPTNLDDVYGSPSRQQIRQNSNPLRSSFGFDSSAAVAQAVMNSRSGSFAKQRSQSFIDRGVGTNPSLRSMSQSSTYSEWGSPDGKLDWGFNSEDANKLRKSASFGFRSGNSGSPMKANHEPDDLWAGAGLYSSSETVPQWVEQMYTEQEKLMA; encoded by the coding sequence ATGTGTAAAGTTTCGAAAAGTAAATTTGGTATCATGGAGGGAGAAATAAAGTTTCAAGAAAAACAAATCGGGGCTTTCTTAAACTCCTCGAGCTTACTAGAATTAGCAGCTACAGATGATGTTTTTCGGCTCCAGTACGAGGTGGAAACCAACGGTACGAGGTTAGACGATGTCGGTTTGTGGTACGGAAGAAAAAACGGGTGTAAAACGAAGATGGGGTTGGAAAAACGGACTCCGTTAATGATTGCTTCCGTGTACGGAAGCACAAACGTCGTGAAATATATAATCGGTTCGGGAAAAGCCGATGTGAACAAAGTGTCGGACTCTGATGGCGCAACTGCACTCCACTGTGTTGCGGCTGGCGGGTCTTCTTCGTCCGTCGAAACGGTGAAGTTGTTACTCGAGGCTTGTGCGGATCCGAATTTAACAGACGCTAACGGGAACAAACCGGTGGATTTGATTGCTCGAGGCGTGAAATCGGCGAAGCGGAAGGCGTTGGAGATGCTTTTGAAAGGTTTGTTGATAAACGAAGCCGAAATTGAAGAAGCGGAAGTTGTTACGGCGAAAAAGGAATATCCGGTTGACGTATCGTTACCGGATATTAACGAGGGTGTTTATGGTACCGATGAGTTTCGGATGTATATGTTTAAGGTGAAACCGTGTTCTCGGGCTTATTCTCATGACTGGACGGAGTGCCCGTTTGTTCATCCGGGCGAGAACGCGAGGCGGCGTGATCCGAGGAAGCATCAGTATACGTGTGTCCCGTGTCCGGAGTTTCGTAAAGGAAGCTGCGTGAAAGGAGATTTATGCGAGTTTGCGCACGGGGTGTTTGAGTCTTGGCTTCACCCTGCGCAATACAGGACGCGTTTATGTAAAGATGAAACTGGGTGTGCGCGAAAAGTTTGTTTTTTCGCGCACAAGGTTGAGGAATTAAGACCTTTGTATGCGTCTACCGGGTCAGCTGTTCCATCGCCAAAAGCGGGTTCTGTTGGGCCGATTGAAATGGGTTCGATGAGTCCGTTAGGTGTCGGTTCAACTCCGCCGATGTCACCTAACGGGAATATGTGGCAGAACAAATTTGTTAATGTAACGCCACCCGCGTTACAGCTTCCGGGTAGCCGTTTGAAGACGTCTTTAAACGCTAGAGATTTAGAGATGGAACTTGAGTTGCTACAAAGGCAGCAAATGATTGATAATTTATCCACTAATCTTTACAACAACAGATTTGGGGAAATAAATCCCACTAATCTGGATGATGTTTACGGTTCGCCTTCTCGGCAACAAATTCGGCAGAACTCTAACCCGCTTAGATCAAGTTTCGGGTTTGATTCATCGGCTGCAGTAGCACAAGCGGTGATGAACTCGAGGTCCGGTTCGTTCGCAAAACAACGTAGCCAGAGTTTCATTGACCGTGGCGTCGGGACCAACCCAAGTCTCCGGTCAATGAGTCAATCTTCCACTTATTCCGAATGGGGTTCGCCTGATGGGAAACTGGATTGGGGGTTCAACAGTGAGGATGCTAACAAGCTTAGAAAGTCCGCATCTTTCGGGTTCAGAAGTGGGAATTCGGGTTCACCCATGAAGGCAAATCATGAGCCGGATGATTTGTGGGCTGGCGCCGGGCTGTATAGTTCGTCTGAGACGGTTCCCCAGTGGGTTGAGCAGATGTACACCGAGCAAGAAAAACTGATGGCATGA